A stretch of Macadamia integrifolia cultivar HAES 741 chromosome 7, SCU_Mint_v3, whole genome shotgun sequence DNA encodes these proteins:
- the LOC122084105 gene encoding uncharacterized protein At1g76660, whose product MAGNGGGSNGASINAAATAVGSAETRFPQAERRRRWGGCWGGLSCFGSKKGGGRIVPRIPEGNTLTNRANGPQPIGLTNQATTITPSLLAPPSSPASFTNSALPSTAQSPSCFLSMSANSPGGPSSTMFATGPYAHETQLVSPPVFSTFTTEPSTAPLTPPPELAHLTTPSSPDVPFAQFLSSSVDIKNAGKSNYAATNDLQATYPLYPESPASSLISPISGTSGDGVPSSFPEQEFPARWGSSIPAPDSQYPQSGSSRLFGLGTATSKNFMLSEDSSFFCPATSAQFYLDQAQQSLPSYPHSGGRLSFSREPEVYSSGGNGQQNRHNKNCKPDAEEIEAYRASFGFSADEIITTPQYVEISDVMDDSFTMTPFASSNKSFMEESMDPVLPNGQAAQTDLLNYKGLKFVADHVSTGVHGEVRGISCNGCADNKSWKQSEDVSELNEPGDHAFTDGEDIFSKMGDSKISKRYRVGLSSSDAEIDYRRARSTREGKGNFTFCD is encoded by the exons CGGAGGAGATGGGGAGGCTGTTGGGGAGGGTTGTCATGCTTTGGATCGAAAAAAGGTGGAGGGCGTATTGTTCCTCGTATTCCAGAAGGGAACACATTGACAAATCGGGCAAATGGACCTCAACCCATTGGATTGACTAACCAAGCTACAACAATTACTCCATCCCTTCTAGCTCCGCCATCTTCACCGGCATCCTTTACAAATTCTGCTCTTCCTTCAACTGCCCAATCACCCAGTTGCTTCTTGTCCATGTCAGCCAACTCACCTGGTGGGCCTTCATCCACTATGTTTGCCACAGGGCCATATGCCCACGAGACGCAATTGGTCTCTCCCCCTGTTTTCTCTACCTTTACAACTGAGCCATCTACTGCTCCTCTTACTCCTCCACCAGAGTTGGCCCACCTTACTACTCCTTCATCCCCTGATGTACCATTTGCTCAgttcctttcatcttctgtgGATATCAAAAATGCTGGCAAGTCGAATTATGCTGCTACAAATGATCTTCAAGCAACATATCCACTTTATCCTGAAAGTCCTGCCAGCAGTCTCATTTCACCTATTTCAGGAACCTCTGGTGATGGTGTGCCCTCTTCCTTTCCTGAGCAGGAGTTCCCTGCACGGTGGGGTTCTTCAATTCCAGCGCCAGATTCTCAATATCCTCAGAGTGGATCATCTAGGCTCTTTGGGCTTGGCACAGCCACCTCGAAAAATTTCATGCTATCTGAAGATTCAAGTTTCTTCTGCCCTGCTACTTCTGCACAGTTTTATCTGGACCAGGCCCAACAGTCTCTTCCATCATATCCTCATAGTGGAGGGAGACTGTCTTTCTCCAGGGAGCCAGAAGTCTACTCCAGTGGTGGAAATGGACAGCAGAACAGGCACAATAAAAATTGCAAGCCCGATGCGGAGGAAATCGAAGCTTACAGAGCATCCTTCGGATTCAGTGCAGATGAAATTATCACCACACCTCAGTATGTGGAGATTTCTGATGTAATGGATGATTCCTTTACCATGACTCCCTTTGCATCTTCTAACAAATCATTCATGGAAGAAAGCATGGATCCTGTATTGCCAAATGGACAGGCAGCCCAGACAGATTTGCTGAATTACAAAGGCCTAAAATTTGTGGCTGATCATGTCAGCACTGGAGTGCATGGTGAAGTACGGGGCATCTCATGCAATGGATGCGCAG ATAATAAATCATGGAAACAGAGTGAGGATGTTTCTGAGCTAAATGAACCCGGTGACCATGCATTTACTGATGGAGAGGACATCTTCTCAAAGATGGGAGACTCCAAAATTAGCAAAAGGTATCGGGTGGGTTTATCAAGCTCTGATGCAGAAATTGACTACAGGAGAGCAAGAAGTACGAGAGAAGGCAAAGGAAATTTTACTTTCTGTGACTAA